From Pseudomonas hefeiensis, one genomic window encodes:
- a CDS encoding thioesterase family protein yields MNLWFRLLLMLFRRPWRKPTGPLDTTVVRMRVWPLDLDLNRHVTNGRYFTLADVGRMDYVLRSGAYKVALRNRAVPIVGDVWGKFRRELKLFEAFEVHTRLLGWDEKWTFMEHRFLSQGRVVGVVMMRGLFRSAQGTIAPQEFIRALGLAEHSPAMPEWLSAWSQSCDGMSLELREEEGARSVG; encoded by the coding sequence ATGAATCTCTGGTTCCGGCTGTTGCTAATGCTGTTTCGGCGTCCCTGGCGCAAGCCGACGGGTCCCCTGGATACCACCGTGGTGCGCATGCGGGTGTGGCCGTTGGACCTGGATCTCAACCGCCACGTTACCAATGGGCGCTACTTCACGCTGGCCGACGTAGGGCGTATGGATTACGTGCTGCGCAGTGGCGCTTACAAAGTGGCATTGCGCAACCGGGCAGTGCCGATCGTGGGGGATGTGTGGGGCAAGTTTCGGCGGGAGCTGAAGCTGTTCGAAGCGTTCGAGGTGCACACCCGCCTGTTGGGCTGGGACGAGAAGTGGACCTTCATGGAACACCGTTTCCTGAGCCAGGGGCGCGTGGTGGGCGTGGTGATGATGCGTGGCCTGTTCCGTTCGGCCCAGGGCACGATTGCACCGCAAGAATTTATTCGCGCGCTGGGGTTGGCCGAACACTCACCGGCCATGCCCGAATGGCTCAGCGCCTGGTCGCAAAGTTGCGATGGCATGAGCCTTGAGCTTCGGGAGGAGGAAGGTGCTCGCTCTGTTGGCTAG
- a CDS encoding lipoprotein has translation MNHLSKIVACALVGLALAGCTGTPMKTKQYDSSQYTVVGHSEAKATGLLLFGMIPIRQNNRFVRAQNAAILAKGGDAMINTQVQEDWFWAWVLTGYTTKVSGDVVKLKTVQ, from the coding sequence ATGAACCACCTCAGCAAAATTGTCGCCTGCGCACTGGTTGGCCTGGCCCTGGCGGGTTGCACCGGCACCCCGATGAAAACCAAGCAGTACGACAGCAGCCAATACACCGTTGTCGGTCACAGTGAAGCGAAGGCCACCGGCCTGCTGCTGTTCGGCATGATCCCGATCCGCCAGAACAACCGTTTCGTGCGTGCTCAGAATGCCGCGATCCTGGCCAAGGGCGGCGACGCCATGATCAACACCCAAGTGCAGGAAGACTGGTTCTGGGCCTGGGTCCTGACCGGTTACACCACCAAGGTGTCCGGTGATGTGGTCAAGCTGAAAACCGTTCAGTAA
- a CDS encoding nucleoside permease, with the protein MTTMNARLSVMMFLQFFIWGGWFVTLGTFLSSSLGASGGQIGMAFSTQSWGAIIAPFVIGLIADRYFNAERILAVLHLLGAVLLYQLYSAPDFDVFYPYVLAYMVIYMPTLALVNSVAFRQMRDPALEFSRIRVWGTIGWIVAGVVISFVFAWDSREAISAGGLRNTFLMAGIASLVLGLYSFTLPATAPLKAQASAGDVKQLLGLDALGLLKDRSYLVFFIASILICIPLAFYYQNANPFLAETGMTNPTAKMAIGQVSEVLFMLLLPLFIQRFGIKLALLVGMLAWALRYVLFAYGNNGDLAFMLFTGIALHGICYDFFFVSGQIYTDAKAPERFRSSAQGLITLATYGVGMLIGFWVAGQVTDHYAVDGGHEWRSIWLFPAGFALLVLVCFLFTFNGRQAVVAASKA; encoded by the coding sequence ATGACCACGATGAACGCACGCTTGAGCGTGATGATGTTTTTGCAGTTCTTTATCTGGGGTGGCTGGTTCGTCACCCTGGGGACCTTTCTGTCCAGCTCCCTGGGCGCCAGCGGTGGGCAGATCGGCATGGCGTTCTCCACCCAGTCCTGGGGAGCGATCATTGCGCCCTTCGTGATCGGCCTGATCGCCGACCGCTACTTCAATGCCGAACGCATCCTGGCGGTGCTGCACCTGTTGGGCGCGGTGTTGTTGTATCAGCTGTATTCGGCGCCGGACTTCGACGTGTTCTACCCGTACGTGCTGGCCTACATGGTGATCTACATGCCGACGCTGGCCCTGGTCAATTCCGTGGCGTTCCGCCAGATGCGCGACCCGGCGCTGGAGTTCTCCCGCATCCGGGTGTGGGGCACGATCGGCTGGATCGTCGCGGGCGTGGTGATCAGCTTTGTGTTTGCCTGGGATTCGCGCGAAGCGATCTCGGCGGGCGGCTTGCGCAATACCTTCCTGATGGCGGGCATCGCCTCGTTGGTCTTGGGACTCTACAGCTTCACGTTGCCGGCCACCGCACCGCTCAAGGCGCAAGCGAGCGCAGGTGACGTCAAACAACTGCTGGGCCTGGATGCCCTGGGCCTGTTGAAGGATCGCAGCTACCTGGTGTTCTTCATCGCCTCGATCCTGATCTGCATCCCCTTGGCGTTCTATTACCAGAACGCCAACCCGTTCCTGGCCGAAACCGGCATGACCAACCCCACGGCGAAAATGGCCATCGGGCAAGTGTCCGAAGTGCTGTTCATGTTGCTGTTGCCGCTGTTCATCCAGCGCTTTGGCATCAAACTGGCGCTGCTGGTAGGCATGCTGGCGTGGGCGCTGCGTTACGTGCTGTTTGCCTACGGCAATAACGGCGATCTGGCGTTCATGCTCTTCACCGGTATCGCCCTGCATGGCATCTGCTATGACTTCTTCTTTGTCTCGGGGCAGATCTACACCGATGCCAAGGCGCCGGAGCGTTTTCGCAGCTCAGCCCAGGGGCTGATTACGTTGGCGACCTATGGCGTTGGCATGCTGATCGGCTTCTGGGTGGCGGGGCAGGTGACCGATCACTATGCCGTGGACGGCGGCCATGAGTGGAGAAGCATCTGGTTGTTCCCGGCCGGTTTTGCGCTGCTGGTGCTGGTCTGCTTCCTGTTTACCTTCAACGGCCGGCAGGCGGTCGTGGCCGCTTCAAAGGCCTGA